Part of the Flavobacterium sp. MDT1-60 genome, AACCTGATATAATCTCATTCTGCTTGCTGCACCATGAAGGTAATCAGCAACGTTATCAATTGAAGTAATTAATGTATGAATATCCTCTCTATCAAATGGCGTTATGAAGTTTCTGCTCAATTCAAGATTGGTTTGACGTGTAATGTCTTCTCCTCTTTGCTCTAATTCATCAATTTTTTGAAAAAGAACTTCTCTTTCTTTTAATGGAAGGTTTACAGCTTCGTGTAAATTAGAAGCTAATTCAATTAAATTGCTTGAAGCTTCTTCAAAAAGTGGAAAGAATTTTTTGTCTTTCGGCACTAAAAATTGGAAAATACTGTTTATTGACATTTTTTTATTTTTGATAGTGCAAAATTACTTCAATATTATTTTGCAGTGTTAAGCCATTGTTAACAAATCGTTTTCTATTTGGAAACTATCCAGGAATGCAACGGTCTTCTCAATATCATAATGCAAGATGCGATCTTCTTTAACCAAAGGCACCACCTCTCTATAACTGCTCAAAAACATTTCGATGAAATCACTTGATTTCAGAGGTTCTCTGTACGCAATAGCCTGAGAAGCATTTAATAATTCAATCGCTAAAATACGCTCTAAATTATCCATAACTCTCAACGCCTTAGTTGCGCCATTTGCTCCCATGCTCACGTGATCTTCCTGTCCGTTGCTCGAAACAATACTGTCAATACTTGATGGAGTTGCCAATTGTTTGTTCTGACTTGCAATGCTTGCAGCTGTATATTGCGGAATCATAAATCCTGAATTCAATCCCGGATTGTCAACCAAAAATGCCGGAAGATTTCTTAAACCTGAAATCAATTGATACGTTCTTCTTTCAGAAATACTTCCTAATTCGGCTAAAGCAATTGCCATAAAGTCTAAGGCTAAAGCCAAAGGTTGTCCGTGGAAATTCCCACCAGAAATAATCTGATCCGCTTCAATAAATATATTTGGATTATCAGTAACCGAATTAATTTCAGTTTTGAATACTTTTCGAACATAATCAATTGCATCTTTTGAAGCACCATGAACCTGCGGCATACAACGGAAAGAATACGGATCCTGAACGTGTTTTTTCTCCTGAGCAATAATTTCACTTCCTTCTAAAAACTCATTGATGCGTTGCGCCGTTACAATTTGACCTTTGTGGGGACGAATAAAATGAATCAATTCGTTAAAAGGCTCGCTTCTTCCATCAAAACCTTCCAAAGAAATAGTTCCGATTAAATCTGCTAAATACGAATATTTATACGCTTTTAATAAAATATGAGCTCCGTAAGCACTCATAAACTGAGTTCCGTTTAACAAAGCCAAACCTTCTTTTGACTGTAAGACGATTGGTTCCCAGTTA contains:
- a CDS encoding DUF47 domain-containing protein, with amino-acid sequence MSINSIFQFLVPKDKKFFPLFEEASSNLIELASNLHEAVNLPLKEREVLFQKIDELEQRGEDITRQTNLELSRNFITPFDREDIHTLITSIDNVADYLHGAASRMRLYQVDKITKSIRKMTEINLEACQNIDSAVKELSNLKNMNIIKEACARINKLENKSDNVYNKAVFEIFENETDAKNIIKYKEVLSVLESATDKCKSVANILESISVKHS
- the hutH gene encoding histidine ammonia-lyase, with protein sequence MREIHYISTETLSLEDLQEIIVNQKMLELSEEAKVNVQKCRDYLDKKMASHSEPIYGINTGFGSLCNVKISNENLSKLQENLVKSHACGTGEEVPAEIVKLMLLLKIQSLSYGHSGIQLQTVSRLVDFYNNDILPIIYTQGSLGASGDLAPLAHLSLPLLGEGEVLFEGKKVASAEVLKHFNWEPIVLQSKEGLALLNGTQFMSAYGAHILLKAYKYSYLADLIGTISLEGFDGRSEPFNELIHFIRPHKGQIVTAQRINEFLEGSEIIAQEKKHVQDPYSFRCMPQVHGASKDAIDYVRKVFKTEINSVTDNPNIFIEADQIISGGNFHGQPLALALDFMAIALAELGSISERRTYQLISGLRNLPAFLVDNPGLNSGFMIPQYTAASIASQNKQLATPSSIDSIVSSNGQEDHVSMGANGATKALRVMDNLERILAIELLNASQAIAYREPLKSSDFIEMFLSSYREVVPLVKEDRILHYDIEKTVAFLDSFQIENDLLTMA